In a genomic window of Arachnia rubra:
- a CDS encoding DUF4832 domain-containing protein, with translation MMRLRTIAVAAVTALSLTTTLAPAHAEEQAAWQPLETTAARTDNPLKGFMPFGQQLDHNATNFPYTMEWFYLPLNAVVKGEKNYDWSQFETELEAIKSRGHQAAFRFYLDYPGEKTGVPDYLLGPGGIDQSRRYDFFDNKGISFSPDYNDQRVQALMKDFVAALGKKYDGDPRIGFITTGLIGFWGEQHTYPMNGIADAAAGNPDGANWMPSRDVELSVYRAWDAAFNTTRLENRNPRDGLEDIAVGFHDDSFAVSTLPTVDWHFLSQMNKNGLGDRWKTESIGGEIQPPIQQCVFEGPGSCKDTVAEDFNEAVKSSHVTWLMNQQAYTTGYTGTELNNALAAHASLGYDFAATESRIQNTNSTTTVSLKITNRGVAPFYYNWPVEFSILDANGTAVATQKVDANLPSLLPGQTTELTTTLPTAEGTVAVRIPNTMQGGAPIKFANTTQDTTYPGYLTLGTTKTAPALSGSTESTSSLVSLPNTGRLSPSPR, from the coding sequence ATGATGAGACTTCGCACCATCGCCGTGGCTGCGGTCACGGCTCTTTCCCTCACAACCACGCTGGCCCCCGCGCACGCCGAGGAGCAGGCGGCCTGGCAGCCGCTTGAGACGACGGCTGCCCGGACGGACAATCCCCTCAAGGGGTTCATGCCCTTCGGCCAGCAGCTCGACCACAATGCCACCAATTTTCCCTACACGATGGAGTGGTTCTACCTGCCGCTGAATGCGGTGGTCAAAGGTGAGAAGAACTATGACTGGTCCCAGTTCGAGACCGAGCTGGAGGCCATCAAGTCGCGCGGGCACCAGGCCGCGTTCCGCTTCTACCTGGACTATCCCGGCGAGAAGACCGGGGTGCCGGACTATCTCCTCGGTCCCGGCGGTATCGACCAGTCCCGTCGTTATGATTTTTTCGATAATAAAGGCATTAGTTTCTCCCCCGATTACAACGACCAGCGGGTGCAGGCCCTGATGAAGGATTTCGTCGCTGCGCTTGGCAAGAAGTATGACGGCGATCCGCGCATCGGGTTCATCACCACCGGGCTGATCGGGTTCTGGGGCGAGCAGCACACCTACCCGATGAATGGCATCGCCGACGCGGCCGCCGGCAACCCGGACGGCGCCAACTGGATGCCCAGCCGCGACGTCGAGCTGAGCGTCTACCGGGCCTGGGATGCGGCGTTCAACACCACCAGGCTGGAGAACCGCAACCCACGCGATGGACTGGAGGACATCGCAGTCGGCTTCCACGACGACTCCTTCGCCGTCTCGACGCTGCCCACCGTCGACTGGCACTTCCTCAGCCAGATGAACAAGAACGGCCTGGGCGACCGGTGGAAGACCGAGTCCATCGGTGGGGAGATCCAGCCGCCGATCCAGCAGTGTGTCTTCGAGGGGCCCGGCAGCTGCAAGGACACCGTCGCGGAGGACTTCAACGAGGCAGTGAAGTCATCCCACGTGACCTGGCTGATGAACCAGCAGGCCTACACGACCGGTTATACGGGCACTGAGCTGAACAATGCCCTGGCGGCGCATGCTTCGCTTGGTTATGACTTCGCCGCCACCGAATCCCGGATCCAAAACACCAACAGCACAACCACAGTCTCACTAAAAATCACCAACCGCGGCGTCGCACCCTTCTACTACAACTGGCCCGTAGAATTCTCCATCCTGGACGCCAACGGCACAGCAGTAGCAACACAGAAAGTCGATGCAAACCTGCCGAGCCTCCTCCCAGGCCAGACCACCGAACTCACCACCACCCTCCCCACAGCCGAAGGAACAGTCGCAGTACGAATCCCCAACACCATGCAAGGCGGCGCCCCCATCAAATTCGCCAACACCACACAAGACACCACCTACCCCGGCTACCTCACCCTAGGAACCACCAAGACGGCTCCCGCCCTGAGCGGCTCCACGGAGTCGACGAGTTCACTGGTCAGCCTGCCGAACACCGGCCGACTCTCGCCTTCCCCCAGGTAG
- a CDS encoding DUF4832 domain-containing protein codes for MLKLRIATTAAIAALTLTATLAPAHADDQTGWQPLETTAARADNPLKGFIPFEYQAGNHKSEFSHTMEFFYLPLKAVVTGEGSYDWSQFETELEAISSRGHQAAFRFYLDHPGRQTGVPDYLLGPGGIDQSRKYTAYNNNNVSFSPDYSDPRIQSLMKNFVAALGKKYDGDPRIGFITTGLIGFWGEQHTTPMNGRVSADNPNGENWMPPRDVELSVYRAWDQAFNATKLLNRSPAKDLSDMNVGFHDDSFAYSTLPTAAWHFLSYMQEAGLSNRWQTEAIGGEIQPPVQMCVFDESVPCEEGKQAENFDEALQGTHASWLMVRRAWDPGYTGAALEKAKAAHASLGYDFAATESRIQNTNGTTTVSLKITNRGVAPFYYNWPVEFSILDANGTAVATQKVDANLPSLLPGQTAELTAALPTAEGTVAVRIPNAMQGGAPIKFANTTQDTTHPGYLTLGTTKTSPTPAATSSASSAPPSRDPNSAIGLPNTGLPDLLHPSAQGRQ; via the coding sequence ATGCTGAAACTTCGTATCGCTACCACGGCCGCCATCGCGGCCCTGACACTGACTGCGACGCTGGCGCCGGCCCACGCCGATGACCAGACGGGATGGCAGCCGCTTGAGACGACAGCCGCCCGCGCCGACAATCCCCTCAAGGGCTTCATACCGTTTGAGTACCAGGCTGGCAACCACAAGAGCGAGTTCTCCCACACGATGGAATTCTTCTACCTGCCGCTCAAGGCGGTGGTCACAGGCGAGGGAAGCTACGACTGGAGCCAGTTCGAGACCGAGCTGGAGGCCATCTCGTCGCGCGGGCACCAGGCCGCGTTCCGCTTCTACCTGGACCATCCGGGCAGGCAGACGGGGGTGCCCGACTATCTCCTCGGCCCCGGCGGGATCGACCAATCGCGGAAGTACACCGCGTATAACAACAACAATGTCAGCTTTTCACCCGACTACAGTGATCCGCGGATACAGTCGCTGATGAAGAACTTCGTCGCCGCGCTCGGCAAGAAGTATGACGGCGATCCGCGCATCGGGTTCATCACCACCGGGCTGATCGGATTCTGGGGCGAGCAGCACACCACGCCCATGAATGGCAGGGTGAGCGCCGACAACCCCAACGGCGAGAACTGGATGCCACCCCGTGACGTCGAGCTGAGCGTCTACCGGGCCTGGGACCAGGCCTTCAACGCGACGAAGCTGCTGAACCGCAGCCCCGCCAAGGACCTGAGCGACATGAACGTGGGGTTCCACGACGACTCCTTCGCCTATTCGACGCTGCCCACCGCCGCGTGGCACTTCCTGAGCTACATGCAGGAGGCGGGGCTCAGCAACCGCTGGCAGACGGAGGCCATCGGCGGCGAGATCCAGCCCCCGGTCCAGATGTGCGTCTTCGACGAGTCGGTACCCTGCGAGGAAGGCAAGCAGGCTGAGAACTTCGACGAGGCCCTCCAGGGCACCCACGCATCATGGCTGATGGTTCGCCGGGCCTGGGATCCCGGGTATACCGGAGCCGCACTGGAAAAGGCGAAGGCGGCGCATGCTTCGCTTGGTTATGACTTCGCCGCCACCGAATCCCGGATCCAAAACACCAACGGCACAACCACAGTCTCACTGAAAATCACCAACCGCGGCGTCGCACCCTTCTACTACAACTGGCCCGTAGAATTCTCCATCCTGGACGCCAACGGCACAGCAGTAGCAACACAGAAAGTCGATGCAAACCTGCCCAGTCTTCTGCCCGGCCAGACCGCCGAGCTGACCGCCGCCCTCCCCACGGCCGAAGGAACAGTCGCAGTGCGGATCCCCAACGCCATGCAAGGCGGCGCCCCCATCAAATTCGCCAACACCACACAAGACACCACCCACCCCGGCTACCTCACCCTAGGAACCACCAAGACGAGCCCGACACCAGCCGCGACCTCATCGGCATCGTCGGCCCCACCGTCACGAGACCCGAATTCAGCCATCGGCCTACCGAACACCGGGTTGCCCGACCTGCTGCACCCGTCAGCGCAGGGGCGACAGTGA
- a CDS encoding carbohydrate ABC transporter permease, with translation MNSTPSASAAPRVRRRTSPATRGHGLAAIILLAPALLGFLVFWIYPAVRGFGYSVTDYNLLSQGKFVGGANFEAVLKDGQVWRSLQITVVFAVGSVVISLVLAMLLAALMQRLRTKTWVRAGLLLPWLVPNVAIALIWAWLLDANVGYLKGVLDAIGKATSMDFLVNFTFYNSDAALGIIILIGIWSGVGYTALLLFAGMMQVPTEYYEAGAIDGASETTMFFKITLPLIRPVIALVVIVSLIGSFQVFDLVQVGYGNKPIPEVRVIYYYIYQQAFNFMKMGYASAIALVLAVILAVLTLIQLRLLRANRSDLS, from the coding sequence ATGAACTCAACACCGTCAGCGTCCGCTGCACCCCGGGTGAGAAGACGCACTTCTCCAGCGACCCGAGGTCATGGCCTTGCCGCCATCATCCTGCTCGCCCCAGCCCTCCTGGGTTTCCTGGTCTTCTGGATCTACCCGGCGGTCCGCGGCTTTGGCTACTCGGTCACCGACTACAACCTCCTCAGCCAGGGCAAGTTCGTCGGCGGCGCCAACTTCGAGGCGGTCCTGAAGGACGGCCAGGTCTGGAGGTCCCTGCAGATCACGGTGGTCTTCGCGGTGGGGAGCGTCGTGATCTCACTGGTCCTGGCGATGCTGCTGGCGGCTCTCATGCAGCGCCTGCGCACCAAGACCTGGGTGCGCGCCGGCCTGCTCCTGCCGTGGCTCGTGCCCAACGTGGCGATCGCCCTCATCTGGGCCTGGCTGCTCGACGCCAACGTCGGCTATCTCAAGGGCGTGCTGGACGCCATAGGCAAGGCCACCAGCATGGACTTCCTGGTCAACTTCACCTTCTACAACAGCGATGCGGCACTTGGCATCATCATCCTGATCGGCATCTGGTCAGGCGTCGGGTACACGGCGTTGCTGCTGTTCGCCGGCATGATGCAGGTGCCGACGGAGTACTACGAAGCTGGGGCCATCGACGGAGCCAGCGAGACCACCATGTTCTTCAAGATCACGCTGCCGCTAATCCGGCCCGTCATCGCCCTGGTGGTGATCGTCTCGCTGATCGGGTCTTTCCAGGTGTTCGACCTGGTCCAGGTCGGTTACGGGAACAAGCCCATCCCCGAGGTGCGGGTCATCTACTACTACATCTACCAGCAGGCGTTCAATTTCATGAAGATGGGTTATGCCTCGGCGATCGCCCTCGTCCTCGCCGTGATCCTCGCGGTCCTCACTCTGATACAACTGCGCCTGCTGCGCGCCAACCGATCGGATCTGTCATGA
- a CDS encoding carbohydrate ABC transporter permease: protein MNARHHRTLRPGRAFAWLMLVIALAGTVFPFYWMVRTALTPAAELVADSGQLWPSHPTLINFERVLGLVSRQEAIAAGGSGATINFPLYTLNSIIYAGGIAVIQTLACAGAAYAFARLQFWGRDVLFLIIIGGLMIPGIFTLLPNFTLIRDLGMMNTMGGMMLPSMLMTPFAIFFLRQFFLSMPQEVEEAAMLDGLGPLARFARIAIPMNLGPIATMILITFVGMWKDYLWPLVVGREEHTRLLTVALGVFQQQSPNTAPDWTGLMAGSTLSVLPALLILVFLGKQLVQSLSFSGNK, encoded by the coding sequence ATGAACGCCCGCCACCACAGGACCCTGCGGCCCGGACGGGCGTTCGCGTGGCTGATGCTGGTCATCGCCCTGGCCGGCACGGTCTTCCCGTTCTACTGGATGGTGCGCACCGCCCTGACGCCGGCGGCGGAGCTGGTGGCCGACTCCGGTCAGCTGTGGCCCTCGCACCCCACCCTCATCAACTTTGAACGGGTGCTGGGGCTGGTGTCCCGCCAGGAGGCGATCGCGGCCGGCGGCAGCGGGGCCACCATCAACTTTCCGCTTTATACCCTCAACTCGATCATCTACGCCGGCGGGATCGCCGTCATCCAGACCCTGGCCTGCGCCGGGGCGGCCTATGCCTTCGCGCGGCTGCAGTTCTGGGGCCGCGACGTCCTGTTCCTGATCATCATCGGCGGGCTCATGATCCCCGGCATCTTTACCCTGCTTCCCAACTTCACCCTGATCCGCGACCTTGGGATGATGAACACGATGGGCGGCATGATGCTGCCGTCGATGCTCATGACGCCGTTCGCGATCTTCTTCCTGCGCCAGTTCTTCCTATCTATGCCGCAGGAGGTGGAGGAAGCCGCCATGCTCGACGGCCTGGGTCCGCTGGCGCGTTTCGCCCGGATCGCGATCCCCATGAACCTCGGGCCGATCGCCACCATGATCCTGATCACCTTCGTCGGGATGTGGAAGGATTATCTCTGGCCGCTGGTGGTTGGGCGTGAGGAACACACCCGGCTGCTGACCGTCGCGCTTGGGGTGTTCCAGCAGCAGTCGCCCAACACCGCCCCCGACTGGACCGGGCTGATGGCCGGCTCGACGCTGTCCGTGCTGCCTGCCCTGCTCATCCTCGTCTTCCTGGGCAAGCAGCTCGTCCAGTCACTCAGCTTCTCGGGGAACAAGTAG
- a CDS encoding ABC transporter substrate-binding protein: MSLRKITAAFGAIALTLAMGACGGNSGSGSDGESVTLQYWLWDDNQLPLYQQCADAFTAKNPNIKIEITQTAWGQYWQNLTTQIASGSAPDVFTDDVSHYPQFVENQQILDLTDRIEKAGIDFSQYAEGFPERWVLDGKRYGIPKDWDAVGLLYNVEMAEAAGFTAEKMNSLTWNPEDGGTLGEFIRATTVDTSGRNANDPAFDKNNVKTYGYYPEWADGAVGQNGWGNFAYSNGFTYSDQKDGIPAQFNYAKPQMVQTASWLQKLIQDGLAPRFDQQSSLGTDAVMKNGTVASTIQGSWTMASYLDPSSPVKFGYAKLPTGPAGRFTATNGLSDAIWSGTKHPEQAFEWVKYLGSAECQDQVAKGARVFPALKSSTEIAMQAYKEKGYDPAPFVDMVSAGQTYPVPLFNKGNELDEIIQDAMWKIADGADPQTTLTKANEDAEALYK; the protein is encoded by the coding sequence ATGTCACTTCGGAAGATCACCGCCGCATTCGGGGCCATCGCCCTCACCCTGGCGATGGGGGCGTGCGGCGGGAACTCTGGCAGCGGCTCTGACGGTGAGTCCGTCACCCTCCAGTACTGGCTGTGGGATGACAACCAGCTTCCGCTCTACCAGCAGTGCGCGGATGCGTTCACCGCGAAGAACCCGAACATCAAGATCGAGATCACCCAGACCGCCTGGGGCCAGTACTGGCAGAACCTGACCACGCAGATCGCCTCGGGGTCCGCCCCAGACGTGTTCACCGACGACGTCTCCCACTACCCGCAGTTCGTGGAGAACCAGCAGATCTTGGACCTGACCGACCGGATCGAGAAGGCCGGCATCGACTTCAGCCAGTACGCCGAGGGCTTCCCGGAGCGCTGGGTCCTCGACGGCAAACGCTACGGAATCCCCAAGGACTGGGACGCGGTCGGCCTGCTGTACAACGTCGAGATGGCCGAGGCCGCCGGATTCACCGCTGAGAAGATGAACAGCCTGACCTGGAACCCCGAGGACGGCGGCACCCTCGGCGAGTTCATCCGCGCCACGACCGTCGACACCAGTGGCCGCAACGCCAACGACCCCGCCTTCGACAAGAACAACGTCAAGACCTACGGCTACTACCCCGAGTGGGCCGATGGCGCGGTCGGCCAGAACGGCTGGGGCAACTTCGCCTATTCCAACGGGTTCACCTACTCCGATCAGAAGGACGGTATCCCGGCGCAGTTCAACTACGCCAAACCCCAGATGGTGCAGACGGCCAGCTGGCTGCAGAAGCTGATCCAGGACGGGCTAGCCCCGCGATTCGACCAGCAGTCGTCACTGGGCACCGACGCTGTCATGAAGAACGGCACCGTGGCCTCCACCATCCAGGGGTCCTGGACCATGGCCTCCTACCTCGACCCCTCGTCGCCGGTGAAGTTCGGCTACGCCAAGCTGCCCACCGGGCCTGCCGGTCGTTTCACCGCCACCAACGGGCTCTCCGACGCGATCTGGTCGGGCACCAAACACCCGGAGCAGGCCTTCGAGTGGGTCAAATACCTCGGCTCGGCTGAGTGCCAGGACCAGGTCGCCAAGGGCGCCCGCGTCTTCCCTGCGCTCAAGTCCTCCACCGAGATCGCCATGCAGGCCTACAAGGAGAAGGGCTACGACCCCGCCCCGTTCGTCGACATGGTCTCCGCAGGTCAGACCTACCCCGTGCCGCTGTTCAACAAGGGCAATGAGCTGGACGAGATCATCCAGGACGCCATGTGGAAGATCGCCGACGGCGCCGATCCGCAGACGACTCTGACCAAGGCCAACGAGGACGCCGAGGCGCTCTACAAGTGA
- a CDS encoding glycoside hydrolase family 36 protein, producing MSDPMPADSCPSPEVRETYFDAPRVALLHGMGPGAQAYRSGHNSWSPAGWRDLVESPLRIANPVRRNTADDPRWDDPVRHHSSWLLALADGERSLLLGALEGDTPRLHADLDVLSGWTETGRPGRWVLLEGPELQVFERYRALLQDHYGARDRDPGTVWSSWYSLYEDISRQAFDSILPELPGLGFDTFQVDDGWQRVVGDWEPNDKFPAGMAEIVRTCRGLGLCAGLWLAPFIVLPGSEAFRAHRQMLLTDASGDLVTAGENWGVSYFTYDYTRADARERLAELIHTAVEDWGYSYLKLDFLQAAAVPGRHASPADREAVYRAAIHVIRDTAGEETFLLGSGAPLFASLGILDAVRTGPDVAPMWTNYATDDPSDALALNALRNGVERLWLRGLIGLDPDVVFARHARNLLSDQQLQWLRDAATLSGFRALSDPPSWLTDAERDDLRRYLGPLPGTRRLGRHRFLIGDREVDFAPALRGAASRYAL from the coding sequence GTGAGTGACCCCATGCCGGCTGACAGCTGCCCATCGCCCGAGGTGAGGGAGACCTACTTCGACGCGCCGCGGGTGGCGCTGCTGCACGGCATGGGGCCCGGGGCCCAGGCCTATCGCTCGGGGCACAACTCGTGGTCCCCGGCCGGGTGGCGGGACCTGGTGGAGAGCCCGCTGCGGATCGCGAACCCGGTGCGCCGCAACACCGCCGACGACCCCCGCTGGGACGACCCCGTCCGCCACCACTCGTCCTGGCTGCTGGCCCTTGCCGACGGGGAACGGTCCCTGCTGCTGGGCGCGCTCGAGGGCGACACCCCCCGCCTGCACGCCGACCTCGACGTGCTCAGCGGCTGGACCGAGACCGGGCGGCCCGGCCGCTGGGTGCTGCTGGAAGGGCCAGAGCTTCAGGTCTTCGAGCGCTACCGGGCGCTGCTGCAGGACCACTATGGGGCCCGCGACCGCGACCCCGGCACCGTCTGGTCGTCGTGGTATTCCCTCTACGAGGACATCTCCCGCCAGGCCTTTGACAGCATCCTGCCGGAGCTGCCCGGCCTTGGTTTTGACACCTTCCAGGTCGACGACGGGTGGCAGCGCGTCGTCGGCGACTGGGAGCCGAACGACAAGTTTCCCGCGGGCATGGCGGAGATCGTGAGGACCTGCCGCGGCCTCGGCTTGTGTGCCGGGCTGTGGCTTGCCCCGTTCATCGTCTTGCCGGGCTCTGAGGCTTTCCGGGCGCACCGGCAGATGCTGCTCACCGACGCCTCCGGTGACCTCGTGACCGCGGGCGAGAACTGGGGAGTCAGCTATTTCACTTACGACTACACCCGAGCCGATGCCCGCGAGCGGCTGGCTGAGCTCATCCACACCGCCGTCGAGGACTGGGGATACAGCTACCTGAAGCTGGACTTCCTGCAAGCCGCGGCCGTGCCCGGCCGGCACGCGTCGCCGGCAGACCGGGAGGCCGTCTACCGCGCGGCGATCCACGTCATCCGCGACACCGCGGGCGAGGAGACCTTCCTGCTCGGCTCGGGGGCGCCGCTGTTCGCCTCGCTGGGGATCCTTGATGCGGTGCGCACCGGCCCGGACGTGGCCCCGATGTGGACCAACTACGCCACGGACGACCCCTCCGATGCGCTGGCCCTCAACGCGCTGCGCAACGGTGTGGAGCGGCTGTGGCTGCGTGGCCTGATCGGCCTCGACCCTGACGTCGTCTTCGCGCGGCATGCGCGTAACCTGCTCAGCGACCAGCAGCTGCAGTGGCTGAGGGATGCTGCGACCCTGTCGGGCTTCCGCGCCCTGTCCGACCCGCCCAGCTGGCTCACCGACGCCGAACGCGACGACCTGCGCCGCTACCTGGGACCCCTACCCGGGACCCGGCGTCTTGGGCGCCACCGGTTCCTGATCGGTGACCGCGAGGTCGACTTCGCGCCGGCGCTCCGAGGCGCCGCCAGCCGCTACGCGCTGTGA
- a CDS encoding ROK family protein, producing MDQDANSLARAERARRLIHSLRARGEATLAQLAKDANISRPTASIIVADLETERLVIQSSTSSGAGRPAACYSFRPRHGFVVALDIQRDETSITAATISGKVIHTSITPLVQRSRQERLEELCDHVLDVVRSLEADHGKAVCGFASTTGIVDGQGVILRSYSVPQWQDLPLARELSERTGIPFRIDNDINSAAYGEFTVRVASGRISVADPLLHVQVFAGFRTGLILGGDVHHGHHWHAGEVNDSFDGELRARLDTGPDQLDWALRAATTIGAVSSVIDPTVVVISTTDLRDKASAAQVWEYLKEMRLPTAPKLTMEDDQLGGAASSVGALSLALRDAETHFLHARTGHPVAATGLDKVISTHQVFNDQRKAEAHRHAVVISEPLRIGVIGLGMRSQLVRHAESAQNKAVIVGACDPDPVAATRVQQLLGKQPEDCPVVRTVRELIETGLGAAFVTSPDDTHEAAAVELLEAGIPVYLEKPIAITIEGSASILHAARDSHTRLYVGHNMRHMSFVRQLRQLIQDDAIGEVQSIWCRHFVGNGGDYYFKDWHADRSHSNGLLLQKAAHDIDVMHWLAGSEAEDVVGMGSLMIYGKLQSRTGQGQALMQDWFSLDNWPPESLTGLNPTIDVEDLSMLMMRMRSGVLASYQQCHFSPDYWRNYTVIGSRGRLENFGDGDGGVIRLWNRRSFYNADGDEQFPIEGDRDGHDDADALTVAEFLRFVRTGAPTDTSPLSAWYAVACGVQATESLREGSLPKMVPVLPPDLVNYFRNNQRD from the coding sequence ATGGACCAAGATGCCAACTCGCTGGCGAGAGCAGAGCGTGCCCGACGTCTCATCCACTCGCTGCGCGCCCGCGGCGAGGCCACCCTGGCGCAACTCGCGAAGGACGCCAACATTTCCCGCCCGACGGCCAGCATCATCGTCGCCGATCTGGAGACCGAGAGGCTGGTAATACAGAGCTCCACCAGCTCCGGGGCCGGCCGGCCCGCCGCCTGCTACTCGTTCAGACCCCGGCACGGCTTCGTGGTCGCCCTGGACATCCAACGCGACGAGACATCGATCACCGCTGCGACCATCTCGGGGAAGGTGATCCACACCTCCATCACGCCCCTCGTCCAGCGTTCCCGTCAGGAGCGGCTGGAAGAGCTGTGTGACCACGTCCTGGACGTGGTCAGGAGCCTGGAGGCAGACCACGGCAAAGCGGTGTGCGGGTTCGCATCGACCACGGGCATCGTCGACGGCCAGGGAGTCATCCTGCGCAGCTACTCCGTTCCCCAGTGGCAGGATCTTCCCCTGGCCAGGGAGCTGAGCGAGCGCACCGGCATCCCCTTCCGCATCGACAACGACATCAACAGCGCCGCCTACGGCGAGTTCACCGTCCGTGTCGCCAGCGGCCGCATCAGCGTGGCAGACCCTCTGCTGCACGTCCAGGTCTTCGCGGGTTTCCGCACCGGACTGATCCTTGGCGGGGATGTCCACCACGGCCACCACTGGCACGCCGGTGAGGTCAATGACAGCTTCGACGGGGAGCTGCGGGCCCGGCTGGACACCGGTCCGGACCAGCTGGACTGGGCGCTGCGGGCGGCCACCACCATCGGAGCGGTCAGCTCTGTGATCGACCCGACGGTGGTGGTGATCTCGACGACCGACCTCAGGGACAAGGCCTCGGCGGCCCAGGTGTGGGAGTATCTCAAGGAGATGCGGCTGCCCACCGCACCCAAGCTGACCATGGAGGACGACCAGCTGGGCGGGGCCGCCTCATCGGTCGGTGCCCTGTCGCTGGCGCTGCGTGACGCCGAGACGCATTTCCTGCACGCCCGGACCGGGCACCCTGTGGCGGCCACCGGGCTGGATAAGGTCATCAGCACGCACCAGGTATTCAACGATCAGCGCAAGGCCGAGGCCCACCGGCACGCCGTCGTGATCTCGGAACCCCTGCGTATCGGGGTGATCGGCCTTGGGATGCGGTCCCAGCTGGTCCGGCATGCCGAGTCTGCCCAGAACAAGGCGGTGATCGTCGGAGCCTGCGACCCCGATCCGGTCGCGGCCACGCGGGTGCAGCAGCTGCTGGGCAAGCAGCCCGAGGACTGCCCCGTGGTGCGCACCGTACGTGAGCTCATCGAGACCGGGCTCGGGGCCGCGTTCGTGACGTCACCGGACGACACCCACGAGGCAGCCGCCGTGGAGCTGCTCGAGGCAGGCATCCCCGTCTACCTGGAGAAACCGATCGCCATCACGATCGAGGGCAGCGCGAGCATCCTCCACGCCGCCCGTGACAGCCACACCCGCCTATACGTCGGGCACAACATGCGGCACATGTCGTTCGTCAGGCAGCTGCGCCAGCTCATCCAGGACGACGCCATCGGCGAGGTGCAGAGTATCTGGTGCCGTCACTTCGTCGGCAACGGCGGGGACTACTACTTCAAGGACTGGCACGCCGACCGCAGCCATTCCAATGGGCTGCTGCTCCAGAAGGCCGCGCACGACATCGACGTGATGCACTGGCTGGCCGGCTCAGAGGCAGAGGACGTGGTCGGCATGGGTTCCCTGATGATCTACGGGAAGCTGCAGTCACGTACCGGCCAGGGCCAGGCCCTAATGCAGGACTGGTTCTCGCTGGACAACTGGCCCCCCGAGTCGCTGACCGGTCTCAATCCCACGATCGACGTGGAGGACCTGTCGATGCTGATGATGCGGATGCGCTCCGGGGTGCTGGCCTCCTACCAGCAGTGCCACTTTTCCCCCGACTACTGGCGTAACTACACCGTCATCGGGTCGCGGGGACGGCTTGAGAACTTCGGCGATGGCGACGGCGGCGTGATCCGGCTGTGGAACCGGCGTAGCTTCTACAACGCCGACGGCGACGAGCAGTTCCCGATCGAGGGCGACCGGGACGGGCATGATGACGCCGACGCGCTGACGGTGGCGGAGTTCCTACGGTTCGTGCGCACGGGTGCACCCACCGACACGTCGCCGCTGAGCGCCTGGTATGCCGTGGCGTGTGGGGTCCAGGCCACCGAAAGTCTGCGTGAGGGATCGCTCCCGAAGATGGTCCCCGTCCTGCCCCCGGACCTGGTCAACTACTTCCGCAACAACCAGCGCGACTGA